A genomic window from Sorex araneus isolate mSorAra2 chromosome 2, mSorAra2.pri, whole genome shotgun sequence includes:
- the LOC101549427 gene encoding olfactory receptor 9K2-like: protein MGDKGTGNYSDVTDFILVGFRVAPDYEVLLFFLFLIIYIMILLGNISMMSIIITDSQLNTPMYFFLGNLSFIDLFYSTVIAPKAMACFLSEKKIISFAGCVFQNFLFALFIIAEGFVLAAMAYDRFIAICNPLLYNVHMTRRFCSHLVAGSYFCGWISSTLQSSVTFSVSFCASRVINHFYCDAYEIEKISCSDLYVNKVVSFTLAAIIILPTIVIIIISYIYIVSTVLKIPSREGKKKVFSTCSSHLGVISVLYGTVSFVYLTPPSNPELRKVASVFYILVTPMLNPLIYSLRNREVKQALRKILFKKKALS from the coding sequence ATGGGTGACAAAGGAACGGGAAACTACTCAGATGTAACTGACTTCATTCTTGTAGGCTTTAGGGTTGCTCCAGATTATGaagtcctcctcttcttcctgttcctgatcATTTATATCATGATCCTGTTGGGGAACATTAGTATGATGTCAATCATAATCACTGATTCCCAGCTGAACACACCAATGTATTTCTTTCTAGGCAATCTCTCCTTCATTGACCTCTTCTACTCAACTGTTATTGCACCAAAAGCCATGGCCTGCTTCCTGTCTGAGAAAAAGATTATCTCCTTTGCAGGTTGTGTTTTCCAGAACTTCCTGTTTGCACTTTTCATTATAGCAGAGGGGTTTGTGCTGGcagccatggcctatgaccgcttcaTTGCCATCTGCAATCCTCTTCTTTATAATGTCCACATGACGAGACGCTTTTGCAGTCATCTGGTTGCTGGTTCTTATTTCTGTGGCTGGATTAGTTCCACCCTCCAGAGCAGTGTAACATTCTCAGTATCTTTCTGTGCATCTCGAGTGATTAATCACTTCTACTGTGATGCTTACGAAATTGAGAAAATTTCCTGTTCTGATCTCTATGTCAATAAGGTCGTATCTTTTACCTTAGCTGCCATTATTATTTTACCCAcgattgttattattataatatcTTACATATATATTGTGTCTACAGTCTTGAAGATTCCCTctagggaagggaagaagaaagtctTCTCCACTTGCAGCTCCCATCTGGGGGTTATAAGTGTGCTCTATGGGACTGTTTCCTTTGTGTATCTCACACCCCCAAGTAACCCTGAACTTCGGAAAGTGGCTTCAGTGTTTTACATATTGGTCACACCCATGCTGAATCCTCTAATCTATTCTTTAAGAAACAGAGAAGTCAAACAAGCCTTGAGAAAGATCCTGttcaaaaaaaaagctttatccTAA